One stretch of Eretmochelys imbricata isolate rEreImb1 chromosome 1, rEreImb1.hap1, whole genome shotgun sequence DNA includes these proteins:
- the RIC8B gene encoding chaperone Ric-8B isoform X3: MQILMRLAKLDMTEDSLEDVSNFPVIVEALKCLCNIVFNSAIAQKLSLELNLAAMLCNLLKKCKDQQFVDDIKCFDLRLLFLLSLLHTEIRSQLHHELQGLQVLTQALESSFSIRWTDKYKAAEEHDGSPLSLQETDCAIEALKALFNVTLDSWNVHSENESHQFRYMAAILRHCLLTVGPTEDKTEELHSNAINLLSNIPVSCLDVLINPSTQEETVLKYNGMNMDAIQVLLDFMEKRIDKGSSYREGLTPVLSLLTECCRAHRNIRKFIKAQVLPPLRDVSNRPEVGTTVRNKLVRLMTHVDLGVKQIAAEFLFVLCKERVDNLLKYTGYGNAAGLLAARGLLAGGRGDHWYSDDEDTDTEEYKSAKPNINLITGHVEEPMPNPMDEMTEEQKEYEAMKLVNMFDKLSRDEVIKPMGVRPDGTMTPLEETICQYQTNEQDSSDSD; this comes from the exons ATGCAGATCCTGATGAGGCTGGCAAAGCTGGACATGACAGAAGATTCTTTGGAGGATGTGTCCAATTTCCCTGTTATAGTGGAAGCTTTAAAATGCCTCTGTAACATAGTTTTTAATAGTGCCATTGCACAGAAGCTCAGTTTGGAACTGAACCTTGCAGCTATGCTTTGCAATCTACTGAAAAAATGCAAGGACCAACAGTTTGTTGATGacattaaatgttttgatttgcgCCTTCTCTTCCTCCTGTCACTTCTGCACACAGAGATTCGGTCACAGTTGCATCATGAGCTACAAGGGTTGCAGGTTTTGACTCAAGCCTTGGAAAGTTCATTTAGCATAAGATGGACAGACAAGTACAAAGCTGCTGAAGAGCATGATGGATCTCCTTTATCACTACAAGAAACAGATTGTGCCATTGAGGCACTCAAAGCTCTCTTTAATGTGACGCTTGACAGTTGGAATGTCCACAGTGAG aatGAATCTCATCAATTTCGTTATATGGCTGCCATCCTTCGCCACTGCTTATTAACCGTGGGCCCTACTGAAGACAAAACTGAAGAATTGCACAG TAATGCAATCAACCTTTTAAGCAATATTCCAGTTTCTTGTTTGGATGTTCTCATTAATCCATCAACCCAAGAAGAAACAGTTTTGAAATATAATGGTATGAATATGGATGCCATTCAAGTGTTGCTGGATTTCATGGAGAAAAGAATAGACAAG GGAAGCAGCTACAGGGAGGGTCTGACTCCAGTTCTCAGTTTACTAACAGAATGTTGTCGAGCTCATCGGAACATCAGGAAGTTTATCAAAGCTCAG GTATTGCCTCCATTAAGAGATGTATCAAATCGTCCTGAAGTTGGCACAACAGTGAGAAACAAACTTGTGCGCCTTATGACACATGTCGACCTTGGAGTAAAGCAAATTGCAGCAGAATTCCTTTTTGTCCTTTGTAAGGAGAGAG TTGACAACTTGTTAAAGTATACAGGCTATGGTAATGCAGCAGGCCTGCTGGCAGCAAGGGGCCTAttagcaggaggaaggggagatCATTGGTACTCGGATGATGAAGATACAGACACTGAAGAATATAAATCTGCAAAGCCAAA CATTAATCTTATCACTGGCCATGTAGAGGAGCCAATGCCCAACCCTATGGATGAAATGACAGAAGAACAAAAAGAATATGAAGCCATGAAACTTGTCAACATGTTTGATAAACTTTCCAG